A segment of the Staphylococcus ratti genome:
ATTCAATTTAGTTAACGGTGATGGCGAAGGTATTGGTAATCCGCTTAGTGAACATCCAGATGTGCGCATGATGTCATTTACTGGTTCAGGACGCACAGGTTCCAAAATTATGGAAAAAGCAAGTAAAGACTTTAAAAAAGTCTCTTTAGAATTAGGCGGCAAATCACCATATATCATTTTAGATGATGCTGACGTAGATGAAGCTGCAAAAGCTGCAGTAGGTAAAGTCGTAAACAATACGGGACAAGTTTGTACGGCAGGTACGCGTACGTTAATTCCGGAATCGATGAAAGATGAATTTTTACAAAAAGCAAAAGCGCACATGGAACAAGTAAAAGTTGGAGATCCACAACAAAAAGATACAGAGATGGGTCCAATTATTAATGAAAAACAATATAACCAAGTGCAAGATTATATTCAAAAAGGTTTAGATGAGGGAGCTGAACTTTACTATGGAGGTAAAGGACATCCTGAAGGTTTAGAAAAAGGGTATTTTGCAAAACCTACTATCTTTGCTAATGTGGATAATAAAATGACGATTGCACAAGAAGAAATCTTTGGGCCAGTCATGTCAGTAATTACGTATCGAGATTTAGAAGATGCGATTCGCATTGCGAATGATACAAAATACGGCTTAGCAGGTTACGTATACGGTCGCGACAAAGAAACGCTCAAAAAAGTTGCACGTTCAATTGAAGCTGGAACAGTAGAAATCAACGAAGCAGGTCGCACACCTGATTTACCATTCGGTGGCTATAAACAATCTGGTATCGGTCGCGAATGGGGCGATTACGGAATTGAAGAATTTTTAGAAGTGAAATCAATCGCAGGTTATTTTAAATAATTGTTTTGTCTAACCACGTGTTAAATGTTGTTGCAATATTTGTGAACAATATTTAACAACGTGGTTTATTTATGTTGTGATTTATAGCAAATTTTGTGTTTAAACATAAAATTTGCTATAGTATTGATGTTATCGTATCAAATATACTGCGATTCAAGAATTTATTATGAAATGAGTGTTAAATATGGCGACTAGGGAAAGAACGTCACCGCAATATGAGTCTTTTCATGAATTGTATAAAAATCACACTACAAAAGCTTTGACTGAAAAAGCGAAGTCTTTAAAGTTAACAAATTATAGTAAGTTGAATAAGAAAGAACTCGTTCTTGCCATAATGGAAGCACAAATGGAAAAAGACGGGAACTACTATATGGAGGGTATTTTAGATGATATCCAACAAGATGGCTACGGCTTTTTAAGAACGGTTAACTATTCTAAAGGTGAAAAAGATATTTATATATCTGCTTCTCAAATTAGGCGTTTTGAAATTAAATTGGGTGATAAAGTAACTGGAAAAGTAAGGCAACCCAAAGAAAACGAAAAATATTATGGATTATTACAAGTTGACTTTGTCAATGACCACAATGCTGAAGAAGTCAAAAAACGACCACATTTCCAAGCGTTAACACCTCTTTATCCCGAAGAACGTATCAAATTAGAAACAGACCCCGAAAAATACTCCACACGTGTCATGGATTTAGTGACGCCAATCGGATTAGGACAGCGTGGCTTAATCGTTGCTCCGCCTAAAGCGGGTAAAACCTCTTTACTCAAAGAAATTGCGAATGCGATTGTAAAAAACAAGCCGAATGCTAAATTATTTATCCTTCTCGTTGGGGAAAGACCCGAAGAAGTAACGGATATAGAACGTTCAGTAGAAGAAGCGGAAGTCGTCCACTCTACTTTTGATGAACACCCAAGACATCACGTTAAAGTAGCAGAACTGTTGTTAGAACGTGCGAAGCGCTTAGTTGAAATTGGGGAAGACGTAATAGTACTGATGGATTCCATTACACGTCTTGCACGTGCATATAACTTAGTAGTGCCACCTAGTGGCAGAACATTATCTGGTGGTTTAGATCCTGCCTCTTTACACGGTCCTAAAACTTTTTTTGGTGCTGCACGTAATATAGAAGCTGGTGGCAGTCTTACAATTTTAGCTACAGCACTTG
Coding sequences within it:
- a CDS encoding aldehyde dehydrogenase family protein, whose product is MRDQIKQYINGEWVESASGETLEVINPATEEVFGHIAKGNKEDVDQAVQAAHDVYIEFRNTPVKERQAMLGRIVDEYKNRKDDLIEAMTLELGTPVTKSEEIHYQMGLNHFQEAHDALENFEFEEQRGDSLVVKEAIGVAGLITPWNFPTNQTSLKLAAAFAAGAPVVLKPSEETPFAAIILAEIFEAAGVPKGVFNLVNGDGEGIGNPLSEHPDVRMMSFTGSGRTGSKIMEKASKDFKKVSLELGGKSPYIILDDADVDEAAKAAVGKVVNNTGQVCTAGTRTLIPESMKDEFLQKAKAHMEQVKVGDPQQKDTEMGPIINEKQYNQVQDYIQKGLDEGAELYYGGKGHPEGLEKGYFAKPTIFANVDNKMTIAQEEIFGPVMSVITYRDLEDAIRIANDTKYGLAGYVYGRDKETLKKVARSIEAGTVEINEAGRTPDLPFGGYKQSGIGREWGDYGIEEFLEVKSIAGYFK
- the rho gene encoding transcription termination factor Rho; protein product: MATRERTSPQYESFHELYKNHTTKALTEKAKSLKLTNYSKLNKKELVLAIMEAQMEKDGNYYMEGILDDIQQDGYGFLRTVNYSKGEKDIYISASQIRRFEIKLGDKVTGKVRQPKENEKYYGLLQVDFVNDHNAEEVKKRPHFQALTPLYPEERIKLETDPEKYSTRVMDLVTPIGLGQRGLIVAPPKAGKTSLLKEIANAIVKNKPNAKLFILLVGERPEEVTDIERSVEEAEVVHSTFDEHPRHHVKVAELLLERAKRLVEIGEDVIVLMDSITRLARAYNLVVPPSGRTLSGGLDPASLHGPKTFFGAARNIEAGGSLTILATALVDTGSRMDDMIYEEFKGTGNMELHLDRRLSERRIFPAIDITRSSTRKEELLIPKNELESLWQLRNMFSNTPDFAERFIRRLKKTKTNEAFFEELKKSAIESTKTGKPII